One stretch of Candidatus Nitrosotenuis cloacae DNA includes these proteins:
- a CDS encoding SirB1 family protein — MPESFDPFVAEWVAYSSDPKYNLVEKCLKLAQILEYPDLDITQNIQKINDMAKSLKVLLSDVKNPTYLISMLNEHLFTTLEFQGDTDDYYDPKNNFLNEVLAKKSGIPITLSILYVEIAKRIGLDLKVCGFPSHVVVKHGEDIILDPFGGGRLLSMEDLEEILYRNFGEEIEFSPEFLDELPEDKILVRIIRNLKNSYAQSYAYDKALRCADMILAVEPDSPDEIRDKGIVLERLQKYQKALDHLNKYLEIAPEAQDVDFILELIRNTRDKLNR, encoded by the coding sequence ATGCCAGAATCATTTGATCCGTTTGTTGCCGAATGGGTTGCGTATTCGTCTGATCCAAAGTACAATCTGGTGGAAAAATGCCTCAAGCTGGCACAAATTCTGGAATATCCAGACTTGGACATTACACAAAATATTCAAAAAATCAATGATATGGCAAAGTCACTCAAGGTGTTATTATCGGATGTGAAAAATCCGACATATCTCATATCAATGCTAAATGAGCACCTCTTCACCACATTAGAGTTTCAAGGTGATACTGACGATTACTATGATCCAAAGAATAATTTTCTAAATGAGGTACTAGCAAAGAAAAGTGGCATTCCAATCACACTATCCATACTATATGTGGAAATAGCAAAGCGAATAGGACTGGACTTGAAGGTCTGTGGATTTCCAAGCCATGTTGTGGTAAAGCACGGAGAAGACATCATACTAGACCCGTTTGGCGGCGGGCGACTCTTATCTATGGAAGACTTGGAGGAGATCCTATATCGAAACTTTGGCGAAGAAATAGAATTCTCACCGGAGTTTTTAGATGAGCTGCCAGAGGACAAGATTCTAGTTAGAATAATTAGAAACTTGAAGAACTCGTACGCTCAATCATATGCGTATGATAAGGCCTTGCGATGCGCCGACATGATACTTGCAGTAGAGCCAGACTCGCCAGATGAAATTAGGGACAAGGGAATCGTTCTGGAAAGACTGCAAAAATACCAAAAGGCACTGGATCATCTCAACAAGTACTTGGAGATTGCACCCGAAGCCCAAGACGTTGATTTTATTTTGGAGCTAATCAGAAACACTAGAGATAAGCTTAATCGATAA
- a CDS encoding methyltransferase domain-containing protein, with the protein MYHHTIKYLKCVRCHSGLKLESYIEDSEIIEGILSCMRCGLVYPIVSGVPILWNDFTSYLANRQKLGGELLLSVKFPKLKSLIKSSLSKASKDTNDLSIIEKRWAAIYQKNQKSRFYQTVKKSFDLDCELSVEYGCSIGVMSAHLAKHSTTSFGIDKSFYAIVQAKKTPHQNLDYIIADSLEPPFDKTKFDLILGLNLFELIEPKKLLKLLSGQMRKNSTLVLSDPYDYERGAKSIKEPLYPDSLRKELIKLGYTISRKTKKPSHIIWDLKLHDRAKLQYLVDLVIAKFG; encoded by the coding sequence TTGTATCATCACACCATAAAATATCTAAAATGCGTAAGGTGTCATTCAGGATTAAAACTAGAATCATACATAGAAGACTCGGAAATAATTGAAGGGATTCTATCATGTATGAGATGCGGCTTGGTATATCCGATTGTTTCAGGCGTGCCGATTCTATGGAATGATTTTACTAGTTATCTTGCAAATAGGCAAAAGCTTGGCGGTGAATTATTGCTGTCTGTCAAGTTCCCCAAGCTAAAATCACTCATAAAATCCTCATTGAGCAAGGCAAGCAAGGACACAAACGATCTATCTATAATAGAAAAAAGATGGGCTGCAATATACCAAAAAAACCAAAAATCCAGATTTTATCAAACTGTAAAAAAATCATTTGATCTTGACTGTGAATTGTCTGTAGAATATGGTTGCTCAATTGGTGTGATGAGTGCACATTTGGCAAAGCACAGCACAACATCATTTGGGATTGACAAATCATTCTATGCTATAGTACAAGCAAAAAAGACGCCACACCAAAACCTGGACTATATCATAGCAGATTCACTAGAGCCACCATTTGACAAGACAAAGTTTGATCTCATACTAGGGCTGAATCTCTTTGAGCTAATCGAACCAAAAAAACTCTTAAAATTATTGTCTGGACAGATGAGAAAAAATAGTACACTGGTGCTATCTGATCCGTATGATTATGAGCGCGGAGCAAAATCCATCAAGGAGCCACTATATCCTGACTCGTTACGAAAAGAGCTCATCAAGCTAGGCTATACAATATCGCGCAAAACAAAAAAGCCAAGCCACATCATATGGGATCTCAAACTACACGATAGAGCAAAGCTGCAATACTTGGTTGATCTGGTGATTGCAAAATTTGGCTAA
- a CDS encoding DsbA family protein, giving the protein MGKHNKESNKDKPNKPNQNKAKSSKAKFVGIGIIVAIAAVIGVAAGTGAVDFSPTKTSVDTTKGSPILGSESAPITIIEFGDYQCPYCQKWNQNTKPILEQEYIETGKVKLVYIDFPIVGADSLDAHSSSYCADEQGLYWQYHDFLYKNQGHENNGWARSEKIKDLAAMLLGLDAEKFNACLDSGKYNSRVQENKNMATKSGARSTPTFIIIGPDGEGTQVSGAQPYSVFQSVIEEKLAT; this is encoded by the coding sequence GTGGGCAAGCACAACAAAGAATCCAACAAGGACAAGCCAAACAAACCAAACCAAAACAAGGCAAAATCCAGCAAGGCAAAGTTTGTCGGAATTGGAATCATAGTAGCAATTGCTGCAGTAATTGGAGTTGCAGCAGGAACAGGTGCAGTAGATTTTAGCCCAACCAAGACGTCTGTTGATACCACAAAAGGCTCACCTATTTTGGGCTCAGAGTCAGCACCGATTACCATAATAGAATTTGGCGATTACCAGTGTCCATACTGCCAAAAATGGAATCAAAACACAAAACCAATCCTAGAGCAGGAATACATTGAGACCGGAAAAGTAAAGCTAGTCTACATCGACTTTCCTATAGTTGGTGCAGATTCACTAGATGCACATTCTTCCAGCTATTGCGCAGACGAGCAAGGCTTGTACTGGCAATATCATGACTTTTTGTACAAAAATCAAGGACATGAAAACAATGGATGGGCAAGATCCGAGAAAATCAAGGACTTGGCAGCAATGTTGCTAGGACTGGATGCAGAAAAATTCAATGCCTGCCTAGATTCTGGAAAATATAACAGTCGGGTTCAGGAAAATAAAAACATGGCAACAAAAAGCGGTGCCAGATCAACTCCGACATTTATAATAATTGGGCCTGATGGCGAAGGCACACAGGTAAGCGGCGCACAGCCGTATTCGGTTTTCCAGTCTGTAATTGAAGAAAAACTAGCTACGTAA
- a CDS encoding DNA topoisomerase I, giving the protein MKWKTLQHNGIIFPPDYESKGIKVKIKGELVKLDVLQEEMIYQWAKKKDTPYVQDKVFQKNFVADFAATFNGKYKNLTISDIDFSDAFKLVDKEKDARLLVTKEEKKSIAQKRKELREKMKGIYGKAIMDGKEVEVANYMAEPPGIFIGRGDHPMRGKWKPKITHKDVTLNLGKESKAPPGNWGKIVHENDSMWLACWTDILSEKIKYVWLADTAGLKQERDMAKYDKAAKLGKEIKKVEEKIISAMKSKDPKESKIATACYLIYRTSMRVGDEKDPDEADTVGATTLRKEHVKFDNNAIHFDFLGKDSVRWEETIPSQGNDTMLYENLKKLTSSKSPKDEIFDGVTSRHVNEFLSGVVKGLTAKVFRTYLATTEVKRYLSDKLDVKGKTENEKLYIAKMANLQAAVMCNHKRTIPKSFEAGLEKKREQLKKLKESVPKTPKQKEALKLRQEKLKLSIDLQEKTRDYNLGTSLRNYIDPRVFKAWTDEVKADWEKLYTTSLQRKFLWVKSVDSKWKDVAAQ; this is encoded by the coding sequence ATGAAATGGAAAACACTACAACACAATGGAATCATCTTTCCGCCAGACTACGAGTCCAAGGGAATCAAGGTCAAAATAAAGGGCGAGTTGGTAAAGCTGGACGTACTCCAAGAAGAGATGATCTACCAGTGGGCAAAGAAAAAAGACACCCCGTATGTACAGGATAAGGTATTTCAAAAAAACTTTGTTGCAGACTTTGCTGCTACATTTAATGGTAAATACAAGAATTTGACAATTTCCGATATTGATTTTTCAGATGCATTCAAGCTAGTCGATAAGGAAAAAGATGCACGATTACTAGTCACAAAGGAAGAGAAAAAATCTATTGCCCAAAAGCGCAAAGAACTCCGAGAAAAAATGAAGGGAATTTATGGTAAGGCAATCATGGACGGTAAAGAAGTCGAAGTGGCCAACTACATGGCAGAGCCTCCAGGAATCTTCATTGGAAGAGGAGATCATCCAATGCGAGGAAAATGGAAGCCAAAGATCACTCACAAAGACGTTACACTAAATCTTGGCAAAGAGTCCAAGGCCCCGCCAGGAAACTGGGGTAAAATTGTTCATGAGAATGATTCTATGTGGCTTGCCTGCTGGACTGACATTCTATCTGAGAAGATAAAGTATGTCTGGTTAGCAGATACTGCCGGACTAAAACAAGAGCGAGACATGGCAAAATACGACAAGGCAGCCAAACTCGGCAAAGAGATCAAAAAGGTAGAAGAAAAAATTATTTCTGCAATGAAATCCAAGGACCCAAAGGAATCCAAGATTGCCACTGCTTGCTATCTCATATACAGAACATCGATGAGGGTCGGCGACGAAAAGGATCCAGATGAGGCAGACACAGTAGGTGCCACCACACTACGCAAAGAACATGTCAAGTTTGATAATAATGCAATTCACTTTGACTTTTTGGGCAAAGACAGTGTAAGATGGGAGGAAACCATACCATCACAAGGAAACGACACCATGCTATATGAGAATCTCAAAAAGCTCACATCCTCAAAATCACCAAAAGATGAGATCTTTGATGGTGTAACATCTAGACACGTAAACGAGTTTCTAAGTGGAGTGGTAAAGGGACTTACTGCCAAGGTCTTTAGAACATACTTGGCAACAACTGAGGTCAAGCGATACCTATCTGACAAGCTTGATGTGAAAGGAAAAACAGAAAACGAAAAACTCTACATCGCAAAGATGGCAAACCTGCAAGCAGCAGTAATGTGCAACCACAAACGAACCATTCCAAAGAGCTTCGAAGCAGGCCTTGAGAAAAAGCGAGAACAGCTAAAGAAGCTAAAAGAATCAGTACCAAAGACACCAAAGCAAAAAGAGGCACTCAAGCTAAGACAGGAAAAGCTAAAACTCTCAATAGACTTGCAGGAAAAGACTCGCGATTACAATTTAGGTACATCACTGCGAAACTATATCGATCCCCGTGTGTTCAAGGCATGGACTGATGAAGTGAAAGCAGATTGGGAAAAACTATACACCACATCGCTTCAGCGAAAATTCCTTTGGGTCAAATCAGTCGATTCCAAATGGAAAGACGTTGCAGCTCAGTAA
- a CDS encoding SDR family oxidoreductase — MDKIALVTGSSSGIGFETSLALAREGYHTYASMRDTKKGAKIQEIAKKENLPITIIPLDVDKPESIKAAINQIMAESKRIDVLVNNAGYGVFGCLEDLTVDELKAQFDTNFFSVVRLIQEIAPIMRNQKTGAIVNISSVAGKIGFPGSPAYISSKFALEGLSECLRYELSPFGVNTIIIEPGVIKTNFFDSMKMPKNAKPDSPYKEITNKVVAGVKMMAEMGTPPKEVADVIIKALKEKNPLPRYPVGNDASMFLEAKKMKTDIEFENYLKKELF, encoded by the coding sequence ATGGATAAGATTGCCCTAGTCACTGGAAGCTCTAGTGGGATCGGCTTTGAGACATCTTTGGCATTAGCAAGAGAAGGCTATCACACCTATGCCTCAATGAGGGACACAAAAAAGGGCGCAAAGATCCAAGAGATTGCAAAAAAGGAAAACCTTCCAATTACAATAATACCGCTTGATGTCGATAAACCAGAATCCATCAAAGCTGCAATTAATCAAATCATGGCAGAAAGCAAGAGAATCGATGTTTTAGTGAATAATGCAGGCTATGGAGTCTTTGGATGTTTGGAGGATCTCACAGTGGATGAGCTAAAGGCACAGTTTGATACCAACTTTTTCTCCGTAGTAAGACTAATCCAGGAGATTGCCCCAATCATGAGAAACCAAAAGACCGGTGCCATAGTGAACATTAGTTCGGTAGCAGGCAAGATAGGGTTTCCAGGCTCTCCAGCATACATTAGCTCCAAATTCGCACTGGAAGGACTATCGGAATGCCTCAGGTATGAGTTATCGCCATTTGGCGTCAACACCATAATAATAGAGCCAGGTGTTATCAAGACCAATTTCTTTGATTCAATGAAGATGCCAAAGAATGCAAAGCCAGACTCGCCATACAAGGAAATTACCAACAAGGTAGTGGCAGGAGTCAAGATGATGGCAGAGATGGGTACTCCCCCAAAGGAAGTAGCAGATGTGATCATAAAGGCACTAAAGGAAAAAAATCCATTGCCAAGATATCCAGTTGGTAATGATGCGTCAATGTTTTTGGAGGCAAAGAAAATGAAGACAGATATCGAGTTTGAGAATTATCTGAAAAAGGAACTCTTTTGA
- a CDS encoding winged helix-turn-helix transcriptional regulator has translation METRADQILEIVNRNPGISYSEIMRETGFKNGVLSHHLSKIEESGKIQIQRTPRVARIYPCGIEQQEADLIKSLRNPTMKKIITSLLDHSLSFREITHKSGKSQGTVSVYLKELTEQNIINRKLQESELVFEITDSNYVREIIARHKTSLFERTADNISDIFSSI, from the coding sequence ATGGAAACTAGAGCAGACCAAATACTAGAAATCGTAAACAGAAATCCCGGAATCAGTTACTCTGAGATAATGCGAGAGACTGGATTCAAAAACGGAGTTCTCAGTCACCACTTGTCAAAAATCGAGGAATCTGGTAAAATACAAATCCAGAGAACTCCTCGAGTTGCCAGAATATATCCATGTGGGATAGAGCAACAAGAAGCAGACCTCATCAAGAGTCTCAGAAACCCAACAATGAAAAAAATCATCACATCATTGCTTGATCATAGTCTTTCATTTAGAGAAATAACACACAAATCAGGCAAGTCACAGGGAACCGTATCAGTATATCTCAAGGAGTTAACAGAACAAAACATCATTAATAGAAAACTCCAAGAAAGCGAGCTTGTCTTTGAGATAACAGATTCTAACTACGTCAGAGAAATCATTGCAAGACACAAGACATCACTATTTGAGAGAACTGCAGACAACATCTCAGACATATTCAGCTCCATCTGA